The genomic stretch TAACGCTTCATGTTTctgagggttttcttttttaactggTGGCTTACCCGCCTGGATAGAAAGCACTGGAAGGGAACTTAAACCGATTAGCGCAATATTTGGCTGTTTCAAGTTGTTCACCTGAAAAAACCCTTGTGTTTGCCCCGATGAAAAGCAGAACTGTGTGTCTTGGCAGCGCTCAGAGCGAGGGTCACGCTGCTCTCTGTGCCCGCAGCGGCTGCACGTGCTGCCGCTTCCACTGTTGTGCCgcagctcagcagctgtggCACATTCAGGATTAACCCCCGgagcttttcagcttctcagctTTTGCATCTGGCCCAGCTCTGAGGGTGGGCAGAGGGAGTTTCACTTGTCTCATGATGAGTTTACACCTGGATCATGAGAACACCTCAAGCTGCTGCACGGCTGAGACAGGATTCTGCCCAGCGGATAAAGCAGTTACactaacattaaaaatgttcacTGTGCTGCCTTCATGTGCAATCACAATTACAAAGTTCAGTTGCCACATTTTTCAGCCTGAAGATCTATGTAGCTGTTATGTTTTAAGATTCTCGGCCAAAAAATAACATGTTGTATGATGACTGTTGACAATTCCTATGCCTAATTCAGTTTAAGAGAAGTTAAATTCTCAGCACTGAAAAAATTATATAGTCAAATGAGAGAAATATGTTCGGCTTGCATCCAGACTGTCAGTGCAGTGTTACACATCCATAATGGGCATGTGTAACTACTGTGAACTACTCAAACAGCACGTCACTTGTACCTTTATAGTGAAGGGATATAGGCTGTAAATAATGAACAAAGTTTTATTTGACTTGTTATTAACACAGTTGAATAAAAATTATGAAGAGCTTTGATGCTGGGATTTTTCAGGATAGCCCTTGATCCACCAAATGAGCTCCAGGGTTTCTAAGCCAACATGCAAGGTCTGAATTTTTAgctactttttgttgttgttcttgcaCCTCCTCCACTTGTGAGAAAAGCTGATGATAAGAGCTGGAAAATACTTAAAACACTCTAACCAGAGCTGTAAACCATCAGTTTTGGGACGTTGCTTTACTAATGCACTGTGCTCGTCTTTTGTGTAGAAACCGAACTTCAATGAAGGAGGAAGACCCAGCCGTTCTTATAGCCGAAGttctgagaagaaaatttgCCCTAAAGGATGAAGATCTGGCCCTGAAGGAGAAATGATGTCACTGTCATTAACCTCCGTAAGCAAAAGTGTTATGCGTCCAGAATTTTCTCCACAGTAGCTGCCTTCCTAAGGATTGAGCCTTTTGCCTCTTTTATTaattagaaaatgtttctgcacCGGACACTTACTTAGGAAAGACCTGACGGATTTGATGTGTTTTCCATGTATTgttatatttaagaaaaaaactttttaagaAGGTGGAAATTCTTTTCCACCTGTATTTTGATGTTGATTGTTGATAGGGATCTTCTGAAGAGCGCAACGAGTGCTGCTGGATGACATTCTTTCTACCTTCAGTTTTCCTTAGGTTCAAGTGAAGCATTAACTTATAATGGTCTTGTTACACTAGAACTAGTTACCATTTCCAGTATAAATTATGTCAAACGTCCAGTTCTTTCCCTGTTCTGAGTACGGTACAGAGCTACTGAGGATCAGCTGATTAACGTTTCCAAGTTGTCAGCGTTTAGGAGGTTGTTGAATCACCGTGGTAAAAGGCGTTGTCCCGGTACCGCTGCAGGATGGAGCCGTGGTCAGCGATCAGACCCCTCGGTCATGGATGCTATTTCTTCACTCACGAATTATTCCCACAGTTGCATGACAGAATGGCCTTAATTTCTTGCCAGTAATTTCATGTCTCATTAATAGTCCTTGTATaagataatgtattttatttagcaTTCAAAAGGTCTATTTATCAAAGCACCGATGCTAAGAATCGAGCACCCACCACCTGTCAGGAACTGGGCGTTGGCTGTGGCTGCAGTTCTCACTCACTGGAGGTTTCCTCCAGCTGCACATTCTCTGCAATGTTCCTCATGCCTGTTTAATGTatggttttttcctttatataaaATGGAGCTTTAATAAGACAATCATTGTCCTTGATATTATTCATGTACAGACGGCCAAACATGGCAGCAGTGGGGATTGTATTTTGGGGAGCTTGGGGGTGGGTGTGGaattgcagctgctgcagatggaCATACTCAGATGCCAAGGATTTTCTTAATCCACCAGCCCTGGAAAAATTAAACCATCATCACCCCCACcttaaaaagggagagaagaggcTTTTGTTGCCTCTGGCCACCCAGtgagcaaaagcagaaagagcatTTATGACTTAACCAGTTGTATGGGGAGACAGTTCAGAGCCACCGGTCGATGCCGTCGTTCTCCTCGTCCCGGTAACACACCCGCCTgcagagaagatggagccatCACCATGTCCCTGTTCTGGCTGGAGGTAAAAGAGCCTCCGAGAAATTAACTTCTGGGCTGTGACACAACTCCAGCTGGAGGATCTGCTGTACTGAAAGCAAAGAGAGCAGAACGGCAGCACACACCTGCAGCACACAGTACTAAAGTCAGGCCTTAGCTCCACGGGCCACAATCATGGCTGAGACAGTCAAACCTTTAGAAACATACTCCTTcaaaattttatctttattaaagcaaaatttcagaGAACAAAAGAGGTCCTGCCCGTTGCACTGGTTTACTGCATGGGCTGGTGAGACCACACATATAAAGTGTACGCTTACCTAATTCTGACTGTGTTCTTACAAAAAAACAGCTTTCCTGAGGCTTCACTGAGGTTGTTAGGTGACCCTTTTGGGGTCACTTACCAGTGTTTGATCACTCTGTTGCCTTGCGAATCCTGTGTGAACAGTAAATCATAGCACTCGTCTAACTGCTGCTCCCCCAGTCCCTTGCAGGGTGAGCGAGGCGGGTGCCTGCCAGAGCCgtcactgtccctgtccctgcgaGGAGAGGGGACATTGCGGTGAGCGATGACTCTGTTCCCCTGGGAATCCTGGGTGAAGAGCTGCCCGCAGGGACCGCTCGGTGCCCCCGTCCTGCCCCAGCGCTCGGCTGGGCCAGCGCTGGCGTTGTGGCTGCGCTCGCGCAAAGGCCACACTCCCGCTGTGCTTCCCGGAGATGAACCAAAGGCAGCAGCCCAGGGACCGTCTCTCCTTACAGCAGGATTTATATTCTCAGTGAAATCAATTAATGAATCCCTGGAGACACTACACGATTGTCGTGGTTTCTTACTCTGGTTTGTGCCAAGTCTTGGTTGGAGATCCAGTCCGGTGTTCTCTGGGTGCGGCTGGCCCGTGTGTTTCCTTGTCCTGCAGGCTGAAATTCCGCTGCTGCTCGCTGACACCATTTCTCCGGCAAGTAAGTCAGAGGCTTTTCTGTGAGCGATGACGCGGTTTCCCTCTGAATCCTGGctgaagctgaagcagcaggaatCCTCACCCGCTTCGCTCTCGCTGTGGGACTCTGCTTGAGACAACCAGGAGTCCGGCGAAGCATTCGGCAAGGCCGGTGCTTCCTGTGCGCAGCGCTGGGGTGGAACCAgcacctgctcctcctcagctctgccagaTCGTTTCTGGGCTTTCTCCATCCGCGACAAAGCCAAGATCTTCACAGGGGAGGCAGCTGAAGAAATACCTTTTTCCTTACAGTCTTCATTTGGGGTGAAAGGAGACGGGCTGgagttttctttgtctttttcaccTGAAAACAACACGGAATTGGCTAAAGCCAGAGTTGGCACACAGTGCTCAGGGTTAGTCACCGTTCCTTGGTGCTTGCCTCAAGTGGGTGCGAGAGctgcatctcctgctgctcccggCTTCCCCTCTCCGCTTTCCAGGCAGTTCACATACAACACTCCCTCTAAAAGCAGCAGCCCAAGAGTTACAAAAATTaaccacaaaaccccacagtgGAACTTTACAGCTTGAATTCATCACCTGATGAAGGCATCAAGTCCCATATTTGCTGCTGaaaccatttaaaatgaaatctgatACAAATTCTCAATATAAGAGAGCTCATCCTTGATTCAAGAtaagttaaaaggaaaaaaatataaataaatactccAACATCTTAAATCCTACTGACCTCTGcatgaacagcagcagcattcaATAAACCCAAACACACAGTAAGTGAATGCAATCAGTTGAGggaatcaaacaaaaaaaaggagaaagcacaCAAGACATTCAAAAGGAGtagaaataatgaattaaaaaaggaGTAAGAATAACAAAGCCAAAGCAAAAACCATCAATAGCCCTGTCACAACACAAAAATTCTGTCAAATAACAAAATGGTACGATTTGTGTAATGCTTCCTCTAATCTGCTTCTTGCTAAACTAGTTTAATGTTGATGAACTACTCAAAATATACAAACAACTACACAATCCTACACTGCTGGTTTCTGCATCCATTTCGTTTCTCTCCATATCTGTTAATTTGAGACCCACACACAAATCCCATTCTCTTGTATTCCGGAGCACAAAAGCAGCCTCAAAAGCACAGCAGTTGTGAGCTGGCTAAATTACCTTAAATATTCCAGTTCCCTGGCGATTCCTTCGTTGGTTCATTCTttagaaaaggctttgtgcaaCCCTTCATCACAACCTTTCCTCTCTCACCTCCTGCTGATTCCCCTTACAGAGAAGTTGTTTGACCCAAGTAACGTTAATTTTCACTTCCAGCTATAATGTTATTCCAAGGGTATTTAACTGACCATTTAGGGCTGGTATAATTTACAACAAACCCTAAACCAGACATTTTGCCACCTGGATGGTTTGTATCACCACTTAGGCCGAACCAGGCTTCCCAGAGTTCCACTGAAAACTCCGGTTTTGTAGGGAATAAAGCCCAGTGTGTCACTTAGTTTTCTCCAGTTAAGACTGGCTGTGACCACTATTACTCTTCAGCCTAGCACTATAAAAGGCCCTTGCTTTTAGATTAACCATCACGATAACATTATTTCTGGGAGTTCAAACCTTTATACTCTTCactagaaaatgtatttttctgcctAGTAAAGCTGCCTAGAAATAAAGCGAGCTGGGTTTCCTGTTACAGCCTGAGACTCTTTCCAGTGGGGCACACGCTGGTTACCTGTCTGAGCGCTGAAGAAGGCGGAGATGCTGGTTTGCCTGGTGCGCAGCTGAGCGTCTCTGGGCTGCGTGAACGTGTCCCAGGCACGCTTGCTTTCCAGAATTTGACAACGTGCGTTTGTCTTGGCTATGAGAGACTGGGTAGGGAAAGAAACAAGTGGAAAGTGAATACGTGCCGTTAAAAACAATTCTACCCTTCTTCCAGTGCTGCGGCATAGTTGCCACCTTTGTTaaattatagaatagtttgggttgggacatttaaaggtcacccagtgcccccctgccatgggcagggacatctgcaccagctcaggttgctcagagccccgtccagcctggcctgggatgtctccagggatgcttcatccaccacctctctggggacctgggccgggctctcaccaccctcaggggcaacaattcgtcctcatcacagaatcacagaatgttagggattggaagggacctcaaaagatcatctagtccaaaccccccgccggagcaggaacacccagatgaggttacacaggaggcgtccaggcgggtttgaatgtctccagagaaggagactccacaaccccctgggcagcctgttgcagtgctctgtcacccccactgtgaagaagtttcttctcaaattgtgttccagcttgaacccgttaccccttgtcttactgttggttgtgaccgagaagagcctggctccatcctcgtgacacccaccctttatatatttataaacattgatgaggtcacccctcagtctcctcttctccaagctaaagagacccagctccctcagcctttcctcgtaaggaGATGCTCCACCCCCTTAATCacctcatgtccggcctgaacctccctcctttagtttaaacccatcaccccttgtcctgtcacaacaggccctgctgaaacGCTCCCGCCACACGCCGCCGGCCCCTCCCGCCTCCCAGCACGGCCTGCTCCCGCACAGCCGGGGGATCCGGGCCGCACCTGCGCCGCGCTCAGCTTCAGCTCGGCCGTGTCCAGCCACACACCGCACGCtccggccggcggggccgcgccgcccctGCGCCTGCGCTTCATCCCCGGCACCGGGCGGGCTCCGGCCGGCCTCCCGGAGCAGGGCCGGGCCGCCGGGGCCGTGCGCTCCGCCACCCGCCGGTTCCCGCCGCGCCTCGCGCTCCCACACAGCCCGCGCTCGCGCCGCCCCGGCCGAGCGGCCGCCAACGGTCACCGCGCGCGCCCGTGCTGGAGCGCGACCAATccgagcggcggggcgggatGAGCGACAGGCGGAGCCCCGCCCACCATGGGCCGTGCCCTATAAAAGGCGCCGGCACGGCGGCTCCTGAGGAGAGCGATGGCGGGATCGTGCGGGTTCCGCAGCGCCCCCGCGCAGGAGAGGGGGCGGCCGCTGCCAGGGCCTCCCGAGCGCTGGCAGAAACGCCAAGGTACCTGCTGTGGGGGGTTCGAGGGCGAGCAGCACCACACACCTGGTTTTTCCCCCTCCATTCACCAAACACAACCCAGAGCCCTCGGCCCCTCCCTCCAACCTTCTCTTCACAAGCTGCAGCTGCAAGCCCAGCAGGTTCCTGCCCTGGGTTTTCAGGTGGTGGTTGTGCCCTTCAACCCATGGCAGCCAACACAGCAGGGCCTGGGGAAAGGGGTGCAAAGGTGCCAGTTATTGCCCCTACATGGATAACCCTCTACAACTCCCCAAGTCACACAAAAAGGGGCCTAAACTGATATTAAATAAGTTTTCTACCCTTGTTTGTGTTTTATACAGGCTCTCCTCGCTCTGTCCATGGGTTACATTCTGCCACCACTAACAGGACCAGGTGGCACCTCCTCACCTTTAGCTGTGAGACGCAGTAGCTTCCAAAAAATtttccagggctgctgctgttccaaCTGTTTATTCAGACATGTGAATTAAACCAGTGTACCATTCTATGAGCAAGCTGCAACTAATTCCCTCCCTACAGAGAGCACTACTGAGTAACAGTCCACAAAGCATTTTGTTCCTCTTCTCCTCGAAATTAGTGGCCGGATTCACGCCAGCGTCTGGCTGCAGATCAACCGTTGGGGTGAGCTCACCTGCTTCTCCTTCAGGGATTTTACTCCTCTTTGATGTTCAGCTTGTTCTTCACCTTCCGGGCCATGTAAGCGGCTGTGAGGACAGAGCAGGTGACAGTGAAGAGGCAAAGGGCAGAGAAATTGTGCGCCAGATCACCCTGAAGAGCAGAATAGATGTGCCGCCTGGACTCATAGTCCAACAACACCGCCTCGATCTGCGCCAGCGTGCACAGCACGAGGCACACATGAAAAATCTGGTGGCTCTGCCCGAAAAAGTGACACTTCCCGGGGAGCCACTTCTCCGGGTAAGGGTGCGAGAAGAAAAAGGCACCGATGAGGAAAAACAGCACCTGGCATTTGTGGTACAGCAGGGCCAGGTCAGCACGGTGGGCGGGCGGCGCAGTGAAGATGCGGTGGAGGACGGGGCTGATGTCCAGCGCGTATGCCAGCCCGGAcggcagctcctggcacagcaGGCTCAGCAGGCGCGGGGACTGGTGGGAACGGTACTTGGTGTAGCAGGACCCGGCGCAGGACAGCCAGGCCAACAGCACGGCCAGCGGCATGTAGAACCCCTTCACCATCTCGTGCCAGCTTGGCTCGATGGCGTAGTAGTAGTGGCACAAGGCGCTGCCGTACTGGTAAACGGCCACCCCCACGTAGTCCATGAAGAAGAAGCTGTAGTGCCAGAACTCGGATTTGGCCTGCAGAAGGTGAGCAAGGGTGCTGAATGTCAGGTAGGTGATGGACGCCACGATGATGATGAGGAGGGGTCGGGCGTGCAGGTCCTGCCCGAAATCCACGTGGTGCGAGAGCTGCTGGAACCGCAGCAGCAGGATCAGCGCGGCCACCAGGTGGGTCCAGACATTGATGGCCTCATTGTGCTGCTGGAAAAGCGTTGAGAAATAATAGCGCCAGGTCTGCCGCACGGGCCGGTAGCCGGTGTGGATGTAGGGCTTCCAGAAGACTTTGGGCACCTCAGAACTGCTGACagtggagggagagaggggggccagcagctgagggagctgccgCACATTGAAGACCAGGCGGCTGAGCTTTTCCGTGACGACCGTTGCCATGATGCGGCTGAACTCTGGGTCCCCGCTGCACAAAACAGCCTTTGAGACAGAAAGGAAGTTTTGCTGCAGGGTTTAATAGTGACTTTACCAAAAAGAAAgggggggggaaaggaggagaagggaaaaaaaaaaaaagggggggggggtgcgaaaggaggaaaaaaggagaggggggcaaaaggaggagaaaaaaagagggaaaaggaggaaaaaaaaaaatcaacaagcAGGGGTTGCTTGAATGCTTTGTCTgttgaggtttgtttttttttttttcctttttaatttttttttttttaatttcacatatCTTTGTAAAATCATGCATGactggagagtggcctcactatggctgaaataaaagaatcaCCAAAAATAGTAATATGAAGGAGCCTGAAGTGAGATCTCAGAACCTCTGCCAGAGTGCCCCATGCTGCACAGGCACCAGACTGGAGGAGCACAGAGGACATGAGTATGGGGTTAATTGACACAGTAATTAACATACCAGGGTGTATCAGTTCTGAGCTCAACCCTTCCCAGCAGTTTGGTAACCGCTAAACAAACTAAACATCCTAAATAAACCTTTTGCTCCAGAGGCAGCCCAGATTTTCCCCTTGTAAATTGTTTGCAGTATCTGTCTGTACACGTCAAAATGAGCCGCGTTCCACACGCAGTGACATGACCTCCCGGGGGGTGCATCCGAGAACATAAATAACTGTGACACCACTAACAGACACAACCTCTGTGTTTAGAGTTTTTACCGTCTTTTTTCAGCTCCCCATTTTCCATGTGGCTTTGCACAAAACCAACACAGCTCTAGCGGGTTCATCCTGTTGCATCACTGAGGTCCAGCAGCGTAATCTCTGTGAGCAAGCGTTTCCgtatttacatttttgaagCTGCTGTCCTTACCAAGACAACAGCAGCCTTGCGGGCTTGTTCTGCCTTTTCATGACAGCCTTAAAAACATATCAAACAGAACGTGCTCAAAATGAGA from Caloenas nicobarica isolate bCalNic1 chromosome 23, bCalNic1.hap1, whole genome shotgun sequence encodes the following:
- the AUNIP gene encoding aurora kinase A- and ninein-interacting protein — its product is MKRRRRGGAAPPAGACGVWLDTAELKLSAAQSLIAKTNARCQILESKRAWDTFTQPRDAQLRTRQTSISAFFSAQTGEKDKENSSPSPFTPNEDCKEKGISSAASPVKILALSRMEKAQKRSGRAEEEQVLVPPQRCAQEAPALPNASPDSWLSQAESHSESEAGEDSCCFSFSQDSEGNRVIAHRKASDLLAGEMVSASSSGISACRTRKHTGQPHPENTGLDLQPRLGTNQSKKPRQSCSVSRDSLIDFTENINPAVRRDGPWAAAFGSSPGSTAGVWPLRERSHNASAGPAERWGRTGAPSGPCGQLFTQDSQGNRVIAHRNVPSPRRDRDSDGSGRHPPRSPCKGLGEQQLDECYDLLFTQDSQGNRVIKHW
- the PAQR7 gene encoding membrane progestin receptor alpha, which translates into the protein MATVVTEKLSRLVFNVRQLPQLLAPLSPSTVSSSEVPKVFWKPYIHTGYRPVRQTWRYYFSTLFQQHNEAINVWTHLVAALILLLRFQQLSHHVDFGQDLHARPLLIIIVASITYLTFSTLAHLLQAKSEFWHYSFFFMDYVGVAVYQYGSALCHYYYAIEPSWHEMVKGFYMPLAVLLAWLSCAGSCYTKYRSHQSPRLLSLLCQELPSGLAYALDISPVLHRIFTAPPAHRADLALLYHKCQVLFFLIGAFFFSHPYPEKWLPGKCHFFGQSHQIFHVCLVLCTLAQIEAVLLDYESRRHIYSALQGDLAHNFSALCLFTVTCSVLTAAYMARKVKNKLNIKEE